The following coding sequences lie in one Lentilactobacillus sp. SPB1-3 genomic window:
- a CDS encoding sugar O-acetyltransferase, with amino-acid sequence MLNNERYLNNDPELVQDRINNRKRVNEFNDQAKSNPQSASALIKEIFSNTGTNIEIQPDFKCDYGYTISVGDNFFANYDCVFIDVGKITIGNNCLIGPGVHIYSVNHPLDPTLRNDNYEFPKPVRIGDNVWIGGRVTIVPGVTIGNNVTIASGAVVTKSFGDNVVIGGNPARIIKRI; translated from the coding sequence ATGTTGAATAATGAACGATATTTAAATAATGATCCTGAATTAGTGCAGGATCGTATAAATAATCGTAAGCGAGTAAATGAATTTAACGATCAGGCTAAGAGCAATCCTCAATCGGCTAGTGCATTGATAAAAGAAATTTTTTCTAATACGGGTACCAATATTGAGATTCAGCCTGACTTTAAATGTGATTATGGGTACACGATTTCAGTTGGAGATAATTTTTTTGCCAATTATGACTGTGTATTCATCGATGTGGGTAAAATCACAATAGGTAATAATTGTTTAATCGGACCAGGCGTTCATATTTATTCTGTTAATCATCCACTAGATCCAACACTAAGAAATGATAATTATGAGTTTCCTAAACCTGTAAGAATTGGAGATAATGTCTGGATTGGTGGTCGGGTAACTATTGTGCCGGGCGTAACCATTGGAAATAATGTTACAATTGCTTCAGGTGCAGTTGTAACTAAATCATTCGGTGATAACGTTGTGATTGGTGGAAACCCCGCACGAATAATTAAACGTATTTAG
- the araA gene encoding L-arabinose isomerase yields the protein MLKVPDYEFWFVTGSQHLYGEEQLKSVEKDARDIVDKLNASGKLPYKVVFKLVATTADSITNLMKEVNYDDKVAGVITWMHTFSPAKNWIRGTKILQKPLLHLATQYLDHIPYETIDFDYMNLNQSAHGDREYGFINSRLQKHNKIVYGYWGDAEVQSEIADWEDVAVAYNESFKIKVARFGDNMRNVAVTEGDKVEAQIQFGWTVDYFGIGDLVQEVNAVSDSDIDHKYAELQKEYEFVEGDNDSKKYESSVRYQIREYFGIKNFLDKGNYSAFTTNFEDLYGLEQLPGLAVQLLMAEGYGFGAEGDWKTAALGRLLKIMSHNELTAFMEDYTLELQKGKEAILGSHMLEVDPTIASDKPRVEVHPLDIGGKDDPARLVFTGREGDAYDVTISDFGTEYHMIGYPVSANKAPKETPHLPVAKQMWTPKTGLKHGATQWIKYGGGHHTVLIFGENREQQIADLAEMFDLQFQDINE from the coding sequence ATGTTAAAAGTTCCTGATTATGAATTTTGGTTTGTAACTGGTAGTCAACACCTATATGGTGAAGAACAATTGAAATCAGTTGAAAAAGATGCAAGAGACATCGTAGATAAATTAAATGCAAGTGGTAAGTTACCTTATAAGGTAGTGTTTAAGCTAGTTGCAACGACTGCTGACAGCATCACAAACCTTATGAAAGAAGTTAATTATGACGATAAGGTTGCTGGAGTTATTACTTGGATGCACACTTTCTCACCAGCAAAAAATTGGATTCGTGGTACAAAAATTTTACAAAAACCATTATTACATCTTGCAACTCAATATCTCGATCATATTCCATATGAAACAATTGACTTTGATTATATGAACCTTAACCAAAGCGCTCATGGGGATCGTGAATATGGATTTATCAATTCTCGTTTACAAAAACATAACAAGATTGTTTATGGATATTGGGGCGACGCAGAAGTTCAATCAGAGATTGCTGATTGGGAAGACGTAGCTGTTGCTTATAACGAAAGCTTCAAGATTAAAGTGGCACGTTTTGGTGATAACATGAGAAACGTGGCTGTTACTGAAGGTGACAAGGTTGAAGCACAGATCCAGTTCGGTTGGACTGTGGATTACTTTGGTATTGGCGACTTAGTTCAAGAAGTTAACGCGGTCTCAGATAGTGATATTGATCATAAATACGCTGAACTACAAAAAGAATATGAATTTGTTGAAGGCGATAACGATTCAAAGAAATATGAAAGCTCTGTTCGCTATCAAATCCGTGAATATTTCGGAATTAAGAACTTCCTTGATAAAGGTAATTATTCAGCATTTACTACTAATTTCGAAGACCTTTATGGTTTGGAACAACTACCTGGACTTGCTGTTCAATTATTGATGGCTGAAGGATATGGATTTGGTGCTGAAGGTGACTGGAAGACAGCAGCCCTTGGTCGTCTATTGAAGATTATGAGCCATAATGAATTGACAGCATTTATGGAAGATTACACTTTGGAACTACAAAAAGGCAAAGAAGCCATTCTTGGATCACACATGTTGGAAGTTGATCCAACAATTGCCTCAGATAAACCTAGAGTTGAAGTTCATCCATTGGATATTGGTGGCAAAGATGATCCAGCACGTCTTGTATTTACTGGACGCGAAGGAGATGCTTACGATGTAACTATCTCTGATTTTGGTACAGAATACCACATGATTGGTTATCCAGTATCTGCTAATAAAGCTCCTAAAGAGACTCCACATCTTCCAGTTGCAAAACAAATGTGGACTCCAAAAACTGGCTTAAAGCATGGTGCTACTCAATGGATTAAGTATGGTGGTGGTCACCACACAGTTCTTATCTTTGGTGAAAACAGAGAACAACAAATTGCTGATTTAGCAGAAATGTTTGATTTACAATTCCAAGATATTAACGAATAA
- a CDS encoding sugar O-acetyltransferase yields the protein MKSEKDKFLAGEPYNIMDPELAAEETKARRLCKQINDLDDLEVSKKDKLIRELFGSVGTKPWIQPNFRCDFGYNIHVGDNFMCNYDNVILDIAPVTIGDHCMLAPHVQIYTAFHPKDPRERANSIGLGKPVTIGNDVWIGGGSVILPDVTLGNNVIVGANSTVTKSFGDNVIIAGNPARIIKQNVSPFNE from the coding sequence ATGAAGTCTGAAAAAGATAAGTTTTTAGCCGGTGAACCTTACAATATCATGGATCCTGAATTAGCTGCTGAAGAAACTAAAGCTAGACGATTATGTAAGCAAATTAATGATCTAGATGATTTAGAAGTATCCAAAAAGGACAAACTTATACGTGAATTGTTCGGTTCAGTAGGAACCAAGCCCTGGATTCAACCGAATTTTAGGTGTGATTTTGGATATAATATTCATGTTGGTGATAACTTTATGTGCAATTATGACAATGTGATTTTAGATATAGCTCCTGTGACTATTGGAGATCATTGTATGCTCGCACCACACGTTCAAATCTATACTGCTTTTCATCCTAAGGATCCCCGGGAAAGAGCCAACTCTATTGGTTTGGGAAAGCCTGTAACAATTGGGAATGACGTTTGGATAGGTGGCGGCTCAGTCATTCTTCCTGATGTAACACTAGGTAATAATGTCATTGTTGGCGCAAATTCAACAGTTACAAAATCATTTGGCGATAACGTAATTATCGCTGGAAATCCGGCCAGAATAATAAAACAGAATGTGTCCCCGTTCAATGAATAG
- a CDS encoding GntR family transcriptional regulator: METKYSKVKSGLKHDIVNSQYAIHDKLPTESELMSRFDVSRYTIRRAMGDLEHEGYIERIQGGGMYVADWINKDKNTKLKRTIGVVTTHIADYIFPNIISGIDQVVSDEGMSVLIGNTHDQHDKERQSLINMLDNDVAGFIVEPTQSTLDNPNLDVYKTIQEAGKPVVFINSHYDELSAPYVELNDEIAERQLVEYLLDNGHEKVMGIYQVDDRQGVNRMSGFVKAYQNRPNIASLGDIMMYRSNDDIDAVLKQVKERISSESSSVPTAIACYNDELAIEVLGLLSNMGISVPDEISVVGFDDYELSKHINPSLTTMAHPKREMGVVAAKLLLSMINKEEVKPNILDAELVERNSVKKIEVDK; the protein is encoded by the coding sequence ATGGAAACTAAATATTCAAAAGTAAAGAGTGGTCTTAAACACGATATTGTAAATAGTCAATATGCGATTCACGATAAATTGCCAACAGAGTCAGAATTAATGTCTAGGTTTGATGTAAGTAGATATACGATTCGGAGAGCTATGGGAGATTTAGAGCATGAGGGCTACATCGAAAGAATCCAGGGCGGAGGGATGTACGTCGCCGATTGGATTAATAAAGATAAGAATACTAAGTTGAAGAGGACAATAGGTGTAGTAACAACACATATTGCTGATTACATTTTTCCAAATATTATCAGCGGTATAGATCAAGTGGTATCGGATGAAGGAATGTCCGTTTTAATAGGGAATACCCATGATCAGCATGATAAAGAACGACAAAGTTTGATAAACATGTTAGATAATGACGTGGCGGGATTCATTGTTGAACCAACGCAAAGTACGTTGGATAACCCAAATTTAGATGTTTATAAAACCATTCAAGAAGCTGGAAAACCCGTTGTCTTCATTAACTCACATTACGACGAGTTATCTGCTCCGTATGTCGAACTGAATGACGAAATCGCTGAGCGACAGTTAGTTGAGTATTTACTTGATAATGGTCATGAAAAAGTGATGGGGATATATCAAGTGGATGATCGGCAAGGGGTTAACAGAATGAGCGGGTTTGTCAAAGCCTATCAAAATAGACCCAATATTGCTTCGCTAGGCGACATTATGATGTATCGCTCCAATGACGATATCGATGCGGTTTTGAAGCAAGTAAAAGAACGCATTTCGAGTGAGAGTAGCTCTGTTCCTACTGCGATTGCTTGCTATAACGATGAGTTAGCAATAGAGGTTTTAGGATTGCTAAGTAATATGGGGATATCTGTGCCTGATGAAATATCTGTTGTTGGTTTTGATGATTATGAGTTGTCTAAGCATATTAATCCTAGCCTAACAACCATGGCTCATCCCAAGCGTGAAATGGGAGTTGTAGCGGCTAAACTACTGCTATCGATGATTAATAAGGAAGAAGTTAAGCCTAATATTTTAGATGCTGAGCTTGTAGAACGTAATTCAGTTAAAAAAATTGAGGTTGATAAATAG
- a CDS encoding aldose epimerase family protein, with translation MKFNKESFGSYKGMPVSKYTITNKNNVSISVLTLGGVLYEFLVPSTNNADRKNIIVNFNNAENYLDNPFYFCMAIGRTAGRITNGTYELNGKTFHLDQNEGNTTLHGGSHGFSSFIWEGSTDNNSIILTKHINSSDDSFPGNLDAKIEYSLSDDNELTIKYTATSSEDTLFNPTQHIYFNLGNTNNVLNHALQINSSNHLDLNKDDKTPTGMFLNVESTVYDFNNPQKIGDAVKNKETQTGSAFDDVFVINEHQSNEPIAVLNDPETQRSVTISSDRNGLVVFTPDDLSSMSFKDYGIGKPYMGIALEAQNLPDAVNHEGFGNIVLPANKETSYSISYKAKF, from the coding sequence ATGAAATTTAATAAAGAGTCTTTCGGTTCGTACAAAGGAATGCCTGTTAGCAAGTACACCATTACAAATAAAAATAACGTATCAATCTCAGTTTTAACTTTAGGAGGCGTCCTATACGAGTTCCTTGTCCCAAGCACGAATAATGCTGATAGAAAAAATATCATAGTAAACTTCAATAATGCTGAAAATTACCTAGATAATCCATTCTACTTCTGCATGGCAATAGGTAGAACAGCTGGCAGAATAACAAATGGTACTTATGAATTAAATGGAAAAACATTTCACTTAGATCAAAATGAAGGAAATACGACTCTTCATGGTGGTTCGCATGGATTTTCATCATTTATTTGGGAAGGATCAACTGACAATAACAGCATAATCCTTACAAAACATATTAATTCCTCTGATGATTCATTCCCTGGAAATTTAGACGCAAAAATAGAATATTCGTTATCTGATGATAACGAATTAACTATTAAGTACACAGCAACCAGCAGTGAAGACACTCTATTTAACCCAACACAGCACATCTACTTCAATCTAGGAAATACAAATAATGTTCTAAATCATGCCCTTCAAATTAATTCAAGTAATCATTTGGATTTGAACAAAGATGATAAGACACCAACCGGAATGTTTTTAAACGTTGAATCTACTGTTTATGATTTTAACAATCCTCAAAAAATCGGCGATGCCGTCAAGAATAAAGAGACACAAACCGGTAGCGCTTTTGATGACGTTTTTGTAATCAACGAACACCAATCAAATGAACCAATTGCTGTCCTAAATGACCCAGAAACCCAAAGAAGCGTAACAATTAGTTCTGATCGAAATGGTTTGGTTGTATTCACACCTGATGACTTAAGTTCTATGAGCTTTAAAGATTACGGAATTGGCAAACCTTATATGGGAATTGCGTTAGAAGCACAAAACCTACCTGATGCTGTTAATCATGAAGGCTTTGGCAACATTGTTCTTCCTGCAAATAAAGAAACTAGTTACTCAATTTCGTACAAAGCAAAGTTTTAA
- a CDS encoding sugar porter family MFS transporter — protein MEKEKKIPSGFIYFFGSFGGILFGYDIGVMTGALPFLQIDWGLQNSAGVIGWITSAVMFGAIFGGAIAGQLSDRLGRRRMILISALIFVVGSLLSGVSPHNGAIYLIIVRIFLGTAVGAASALVPAYMSEMAPAKFRGQLSGLNQTMIVSGMLLSYIIDFLLKDLPEHWAWRLMLGLAAVPALILYFGVLKLPESPRFLVRTGHEDEARKVLTYIRKDDTEIDKELSDIKETAKDEKNAAVSTSWATLFSGKYRYLVIAGIGVAAFQQFQGANAIFYYIPLIVEKATGNAASSALMWPIIQGVILVLGSLLYIAIADRFNRRTLIMMGGTVMGLSFLLPAIINWMMPNTSPMMIVVFLCIYVAFYSFTWAPLTWVIVGEIFPLAIRGRASGLASSFNWIGSWLVGLLFPLMTAAMPQEAVFAIFGIICIFGVIFTKFCVPETRGRSLEEIEEQGTGK, from the coding sequence ATGGAAAAAGAAAAAAAGATCCCAAGTGGTTTTATATATTTCTTTGGTTCCTTTGGAGGAATTCTTTTTGGGTATGATATTGGTGTAATGACCGGAGCATTGCCCTTTTTGCAAATAGATTGGGGATTACAGAATAGTGCCGGTGTCATAGGATGGATCACTTCTGCAGTTATGTTCGGTGCTATTTTTGGTGGAGCTATAGCTGGTCAATTGTCAGATAGACTTGGTCGTCGGCGAATGATTCTTATTTCAGCATTAATTTTTGTTGTTGGTTCTCTCTTGTCAGGAGTTTCTCCACATAATGGAGCAATTTATTTAATAATTGTTAGAATCTTTTTGGGAACTGCTGTGGGTGCCGCATCGGCTCTGGTTCCAGCATATATGTCAGAAATGGCTCCCGCAAAATTTAGGGGCCAATTATCTGGATTGAATCAAACAATGATTGTTTCAGGTATGCTTTTATCATATATAATTGATTTCTTGCTTAAAGATTTGCCTGAGCATTGGGCATGGAGATTAATGCTTGGTTTAGCTGCAGTTCCAGCTCTTATTTTATATTTCGGTGTTTTGAAACTACCTGAATCACCACGTTTTCTTGTTCGGACTGGACATGAAGATGAAGCACGTAAAGTATTAACTTACATTCGTAAAGATGACACAGAAATTGATAAAGAATTGTCAGATATCAAAGAAACAGCTAAAGATGAAAAAAATGCTGCTGTGTCAACATCATGGGCTACTCTATTTAGCGGTAAATATAGATACTTAGTTATTGCCGGAATTGGGGTAGCAGCGTTCCAACAATTCCAAGGTGCAAATGCAATCTTTTATTATATTCCTCTTATTGTTGAAAAGGCGACGGGTAATGCTGCAAGTTCAGCTTTAATGTGGCCAATCATTCAAGGAGTCATTTTGGTACTTGGATCATTGCTGTATATCGCAATTGCTGATCGTTTTAATAGACGTACTTTGATTATGATGGGCGGTACCGTTATGGGACTGTCATTCTTGCTTCCAGCCATAATTAATTGGATGATGCCAAACACTAGTCCAATGATGATTGTTGTATTTTTATGTATATATGTTGCCTTCTACTCATTCACATGGGCCCCACTTACTTGGGTTATTGTAGGGGAAATTTTCCCACTTGCAATTCGGGGTCGTGCATCAGGTTTGGCATCGTCATTTAACTGGATTGGTTCTTGGCTAGTAGGACTTTTATTCCCATTGATGACGGCTGCAATGCCACAAGAGGCTGTATTTGCCATCTTTGGTATAATTTGTATTTTTGGGGTTATCTTCACTAAATTCTGTGTTCCTGAAACACGTGGACGTTCCCTTGAGGAAATTGAAGAACAAGGAACAGGTAAATAA
- a CDS encoding acetate/propionate family kinase yields the protein MKILIVNAGSSSLKFKLFEMPNEDVLAAGEIERLNMPGSKVKIKYGDNQVFKDQQDNISYDKSAGIMLNRLKDLHVIDHLGDIKVVAHRVVAGANDFDKVTKITPETLSRIVELGEIAPIHNPSEAKYIDIVTSILPDATQYAVFDSAFFHDVPAMNGQYGIPHELTKKFGIQRYGEHGINHTYTTQQAMKMLGTDKADLVTLHLGSGASVAAERDGKCYDTSMGYTPMNGLLMGTRAGDVDPALVPYLMKRMGASADEVIEMFNERSGMLGVSGISSDMRDLEESSDPQAKLALDMFLNRVIKYASSYITELDGVDAIVFSGGIGEHDEWVRSEVCKKLRWFGVELDEEKNKAQQFGDLSAVGSKVKVFLIPADEEIAMVRDVYDYQK from the coding sequence ATGAAAATATTGATTGTTAATGCAGGAAGCTCATCATTGAAGTTTAAGTTGTTTGAAATGCCTAACGAAGATGTCCTTGCAGCCGGAGAAATTGAAAGATTGAATATGCCAGGATCGAAAGTGAAAATTAAGTATGGCGATAATCAAGTTTTTAAAGACCAACAAGATAATATTAGTTACGACAAATCTGCTGGAATTATGTTGAATCGTTTAAAAGATCTCCATGTTATCGATCACCTAGGCGATATTAAAGTAGTTGCTCATAGAGTTGTCGCGGGAGCCAATGATTTTGATAAGGTCACCAAGATTACTCCTGAAACACTCAGCCGGATTGTTGAACTTGGCGAAATCGCTCCAATCCATAACCCTAGTGAAGCCAAATATATTGATATCGTCACTTCAATATTACCTGATGCGACACAATACGCAGTTTTTGATAGTGCATTCTTCCATGATGTTCCAGCAATGAATGGTCAATATGGAATCCCTCATGAATTAACTAAAAAATTTGGTATTCAAAGATATGGTGAACATGGAATTAATCACACCTACACTACTCAACAAGCCATGAAAATGTTGGGGACTGATAAAGCTGATTTAGTTACGCTTCATTTGGGCTCAGGGGCTTCTGTTGCAGCCGAAAGAGATGGGAAGTGTTATGACACCTCAATGGGTTACACACCTATGAACGGGCTTTTAATGGGAACTAGAGCGGGGGATGTTGATCCTGCATTGGTACCATATTTAATGAAACGAATGGGTGCTTCAGCTGATGAAGTTATTGAAATGTTCAACGAACGATCAGGAATGCTTGGCGTTTCGGGTATTTCTTCAGACATGCGTGATCTAGAAGAATCATCTGATCCACAAGCTAAGTTAGCATTAGACATGTTTTTAAATCGTGTTATTAAGTATGCATCATCGTATATCACTGAATTGGATGGCGTGGATGCAATCGTCTTCTCCGGAGGAATTGGCGAACATGATGAATGGGTTCGTTCAGAAGTATGTAAAAAATTACGTTGGTTTGGTGTTGAATTAGATGAAGAAAAAAATAAGGCGCAACAGTTTGGTGATCTAAGCGCTGTTGGATCGAAAGTGAAGGTATTTTTAATTCCTGCCGATGAAGAGATTGCAATGGTTAGGGATGTTTACGACTATCAAAAATAG
- the gnd gene encoding phosphogluconate dehydrogenase (NAD(+)-dependent, decarboxylating), which yields MQIGMIGLGKMGLNLVKNMIRNGNEVVAFDLNADNVKLAEEAGAIAATSNEDLVSKLQAPKTVWIMVPAGKPTDSTVEELVSLLSSGDYLIDGGNSFYEDSVRHNEIAAAKGINFFDCGTSGGKDGALNGGNFMIGGPSKEAFEHLVPLFEGIAQEDGYLYTGKPGSGHYLKMVHNGIEYGMMEAIGEGYDVLQNSQFEYDNEAVAKVWSHGSVIRGWLMELAEEAFAKDANLENITGVMHSSGEGKWTIQEALKLGVPVPVIANSLFVRNYSEQDDTFTGKVVSSLRNGFGGHAMDMKK from the coding sequence ATGCAAATTGGTATGATTGGTTTAGGTAAAATGGGTCTTAACTTAGTTAAGAACATGATTCGTAACGGAAATGAAGTTGTTGCATTCGATTTGAACGCTGACAATGTTAAGCTTGCTGAAGAAGCAGGTGCGATTGCTGCTACAAGTAATGAAGACCTTGTAAGCAAATTACAAGCTCCTAAGACTGTTTGGATCATGGTTCCAGCTGGCAAGCCAACCGACTCAACTGTTGAAGAATTAGTTAGTCTTCTTTCATCTGGTGACTACCTAATCGATGGTGGTAACTCATTCTACGAAGATTCAGTACGTCATAACGAAATTGCTGCTGCTAAGGGAATTAACTTCTTTGACTGTGGTACTTCAGGTGGTAAAGATGGTGCCTTAAATGGTGGTAACTTTATGATCGGTGGACCAAGTAAAGAAGCGTTTGAACACTTAGTACCATTATTTGAAGGAATTGCCCAAGAAGATGGTTACCTATACACCGGTAAACCAGGTTCAGGTCATTACCTTAAGATGGTTCATAACGGTATTGAATACGGTATGATGGAAGCTATTGGTGAAGGATACGATGTTCTTCAAAACAGTCAATTTGAATACGATAACGAAGCAGTTGCTAAGGTTTGGTCACATGGATCAGTTATCCGTGGATGGCTAATGGAACTTGCTGAAGAAGCATTTGCTAAAGATGCAAACTTGGAAAACATCACTGGTGTTATGCATTCATCTGGTGAAGGTAAGTGGACTATCCAAGAAGCTCTTAAGCTTGGTGTTCCAGTTCCTGTTATTGCTAACTCATTGTTTGTTCGTAACTACTCAGAACAAGATGACACATTTACCGGTAAGGTAGTTTCATCATTGCGTAACGGTTTCGGTGGCCACGCAATGGACATGAAAAAATAA
- a CDS encoding YfhO family protein — protein sequence MNKLNGKKSFYLKAIITPIVVMAIIFWLLHISPFGPKNFLVSDLATQYLQFFTELRRQLLHLHFSSYSFLVSIGDSAVPIYSYYLLSPFNLIIVFFKNAQLPVAIDLIIWLKIIFANISMSIFLARKYQKYDLMTIAAGVAYGLCGFVAMYFYDLMWLDALIMLPIVVASLERLVKKNRVWLYVFTLTYTIVTNYYMGYMICIFMVLYLVYLLINEKPQGMKFTKFAGTQKQVIGRFSWYSLLAGGMSAIVLIPTGFAMMTTGKGSFELKSFIPIVSFGPSVLTNLGVGANNFNDRLFHDPSVFSGTLFIIGLICYFLSKQISRQSKQAAGFILTASFLGMWILPFNTIWHMFQQPAGFPFRMVYMLSFLIIMFGFEAYTKNVFENRQLVTRSTKYVVISLVIGYICANIFSEIIRVFNINNIQFSVNNWHLLVSFVFVVITSILMAGMTIQSKNKRNLLFLLVIFEMGTNFVLSTGGATFMNQRNYADAYNYSAKIINRDESDSIENGRVYRSLVVNQAFKSLYPNPYSGYNDSLIFQNRGIGSYSSTLNSQTHYVLENLGFSTRNIRRIDMLGGTEVTNHILGVRNIITVDPHQGSTVQNNKVPSIGFMMNDEVKNLTFEKGMVFKNLNRVAQIESGKNYQYFKAPRILSVNKLGSGPYTYEMKFTARTDGSQYLYIPNIRLQGISIYVNDNLISPIYSGLGTEVIPLGSKKYNEQYSVKIVSPNSLSGIENDVSGFDNFAFDRDATNAPISTLKFDNPKNINYQGDDFAGEIQVKQKNQILFMSMPFDKGWHVTVNGQPGQVIRVADGLMGVELPQGNNRVHFKYEAGGLKVGLIISIMMFGLTIITAVVRLYRRQNVN from the coding sequence ATGAATAAATTAAATGGAAAAAAATCATTTTATCTTAAAGCAATCATCACTCCAATAGTTGTAATGGCCATTATCTTTTGGCTTCTTCATATTAGTCCGTTTGGTCCCAAAAACTTCTTGGTTAGTGATTTGGCCACTCAGTACTTGCAATTTTTTACTGAGCTAAGAAGACAGTTGCTTCATCTTCATTTTTCAAGTTACTCATTTTTGGTTTCAATCGGTGATAGTGCTGTTCCAATTTATTCTTACTATTTACTAAGTCCGTTTAACTTGATTATTGTTTTCTTTAAAAATGCCCAATTACCAGTTGCGATTGATTTGATTATTTGGTTGAAAATCATTTTTGCCAACATATCAATGAGTATTTTTCTTGCTAGAAAATATCAAAAGTACGACTTAATGACGATTGCCGCAGGGGTGGCATATGGTCTTTGCGGATTCGTGGCAATGTATTTTTACGACTTGATGTGGCTTGATGCCTTAATTATGTTGCCAATCGTCGTCGCAAGTTTGGAAAGATTAGTCAAAAAGAATCGCGTGTGGCTTTATGTGTTCACACTGACTTACACGATAGTTACTAATTACTATATGGGTTACATGATATGTATATTCATGGTTTTGTACTTGGTATATCTTTTGATCAATGAAAAACCTCAGGGAATGAAATTCACTAAATTTGCCGGAACTCAAAAACAAGTTATTGGGAGGTTTAGTTGGTATTCTCTCTTAGCAGGTGGTATGTCTGCGATCGTGTTGATTCCAACCGGCTTTGCTATGATGACTACTGGTAAAGGTAGTTTTGAATTAAAAAGTTTTATCCCAATTGTTAGTTTCGGGCCAAGTGTGTTAACTAATTTGGGCGTCGGTGCTAATAATTTTAACGATAGGTTATTTCATGATCCAAGTGTGTTTAGTGGCACATTGTTCATCATTGGATTGATTTGTTATTTCCTATCTAAACAAATTAGCCGTCAAAGTAAGCAGGCAGCTGGCTTCATACTAACCGCTAGTTTCTTAGGTATGTGGATTTTGCCATTCAATACGATTTGGCACATGTTCCAGCAGCCGGCAGGATTTCCATTTAGAATGGTTTACATGCTTAGTTTCTTGATTATTATGTTTGGTTTTGAAGCATATACTAAAAATGTTTTTGAGAATCGGCAACTAGTCACTAGATCGACAAAGTATGTTGTGATCAGTTTGGTAATCGGTTACATATGTGCCAACATTTTCAGCGAAATCATCCGCGTGTTTAATATTAATAATATTCAATTTTCTGTTAATAACTGGCATTTGTTAGTCAGCTTTGTGTTTGTTGTGATTACATCGATTTTAATGGCAGGGATGACCATTCAGTCAAAGAACAAGAGAAATTTATTGTTCTTACTTGTGATATTTGAGATGGGGACCAATTTCGTTCTATCCACTGGCGGAGCTACATTCATGAATCAACGGAATTATGCAGATGCTTACAACTACAGTGCCAAAATAATTAATCGTGATGAATCTGACAGTATTGAAAATGGTCGGGTTTATCGGTCACTGGTTGTTAATCAAGCGTTTAAATCTTTGTATCCTAATCCATATTCTGGTTATAACGATTCATTGATCTTTCAAAATCGTGGAATCGGTTCGTACAGTTCCACACTAAATTCACAGACCCACTATGTCCTCGAAAATCTCGGCTTTTCAACTAGGAATATTCGTCGAATTGACATGCTCGGGGGGACAGAAGTTACTAATCATATATTAGGGGTGCGCAACATTATTACGGTCGATCCGCATCAAGGCTCAACCGTTCAAAATAATAAAGTCCCTTCAATCGGTTTTATGATGAATGATGAGGTTAAGAATTTAACTTTTGAAAAAGGTATGGTCTTTAAAAACTTGAATCGAGTTGCCCAAATTGAATCCGGAAAAAATTATCAATACTTCAAAGCCCCTCGGATCCTATCGGTAAATAAATTAGGCAGTGGCCCATATACTTATGAAATGAAATTTACTGCACGGACAGATGGCTCACAATATCTATATATTCCGAACATTCGTCTCCAAGGAATCAGTATTTACGTAAACGATAACCTTATCTCACCAATTTACAGTGGATTAGGAACTGAAGTTATTCCATTGGGAAGCAAGAAATACAATGAACAGTATTCTGTTAAAATCGTTTCTCCCAATTCCTTATCAGGAATAGAAAATGATGTTTCTGGTTTTGATAATTTTGCATTTGATCGAGATGCGACTAATGCACCAATTAGCACCCTTAAATTTGATAATCCTAAAAACATTAATTATCAAGGAGACGACTTTGCTGGAGAGATTCAAGTAAAGCAGAAAAATCAAATCTTATTTATGAGTATGCCTTTTGATAAGGGGTGGCATGTCACTGTTAATGGTCAACCTGGGCAAGTAATTCGAGTTGCTGATGGATTAATGGGTGTTGAATTACCACAAGGCAATAATAGAGTTCATTTTAAATATGAGGCTGGTGGATTAAAAGTAGGCTTAATTATTTCAATTATGATGTTCGGATTGACTATAATCACTGCTGTAGTAAGGCTTTATCGTCGTCAAAATGTAAATTAA